A part of Melittangium boletus DSM 14713 genomic DNA contains:
- the glnD gene encoding [protein-PII] uridylyltransferase — MSVPPVPPPPPATHRETLGSLPVFPSGGPESRLSRAREFLREARVRAEVFHRSGAAGLSTSRLLAAATDALVQGLFAELSSELQAPPGLALAALGSYGRRELSPHSDLDLLLLRPWSVPEAAAAPLARALPTLLWDLKCAVGWSTRSPEECLRAADADQTIRTALLDARFLAGDVAACDVFSRDVLPDLLSHRADSYIQEKAQELRARREKFGDSVFLLEPNIKQGEGGLRDLETALWIARVRFHTRGLTGLLQQSLLPASEVARLKAARDFLLRIRHHLHFLRGRKEDRLTFDLQEEVARFLGYPEGPVLPVEAFMRDDYLAASAIRQAADSLIARCEELSAARRLTRFTEQPLGPFQAINGKLTLADPGLFTREPATLLDFVCTAEEHGLPLHSEARVRASQAVPALEAARATPAVIAAFRALFARPGTRGELLFELHDLGLLGAVVPEFGRVTAHHQHDLYHVYTVDVHTLFAVRRLYALRAGDLVEQEPELSREMRELKDPFPLYLGMLLHDAGKGMGGDHSEKGRLLMVSLGERLGLSARQREVAEFLVKEHLSMSHTAQRRDLSDPSLIADFARRMEDVEKLTCLYLLTWADISSVGPRMWTAWKGQLLRELYDKTRAHLLGRAPMGELHVRERFHVRWARVSGEARARELAEVLPERYFLGTDPSRAVLHGRLLARARNRPLAAALRHHPDAGSSELTLAAPDRPGLLALLAGVLAVHRIDILSARIASTSDGLALDVFDVRPPQGQRLERPRWRQARADLLRVLRGDTSIEELMRRRRPGSLPKRHLPPVSPRVTVDNRASRDFTVVDVLALDQVGLLHAIASALTRSGVQIALAKVSTEANRAMDSFYITRQGIRLESPSEQSALVETLIAAVDALEPR, encoded by the coding sequence ATGAGCGTTCCGCCCGTTCCGCCGCCGCCTCCGGCGACCCACCGTGAAACCCTCGGCTCCCTCCCGGTTTTTCCCTCGGGCGGGCCCGAGAGCCGGCTGTCCCGGGCCCGGGAGTTCCTTCGCGAGGCCCGCGTCCGCGCCGAGGTCTTCCACCGCAGCGGCGCCGCGGGCCTGTCCACCAGCCGCCTCCTCGCCGCCGCCACCGACGCGCTCGTCCAGGGTCTCTTCGCCGAGCTGTCCTCCGAGCTCCAGGCACCCCCGGGCCTCGCGCTCGCCGCCCTGGGCTCCTATGGCCGCCGGGAACTCTCCCCCCACTCGGATCTGGATCTCCTCCTGCTCAGGCCCTGGTCGGTCCCCGAGGCCGCCGCCGCGCCGCTCGCCCGGGCCCTGCCCACGCTCCTGTGGGATCTCAAGTGCGCCGTGGGCTGGAGCACCCGCTCTCCCGAGGAATGTCTGCGCGCCGCGGACGCCGATCAGACCATCCGCACCGCGCTGCTCGACGCGCGCTTCCTCGCCGGGGATGTCGCCGCCTGCGACGTCTTCTCCCGGGACGTGCTCCCCGATCTGCTCTCCCACCGCGCCGACTCATACATCCAGGAGAAGGCCCAGGAGCTGCGCGCGCGCCGCGAGAAGTTCGGCGACTCCGTCTTCCTGCTCGAACCCAATATCAAACAAGGGGAGGGTGGCCTGCGCGACCTGGAGACGGCGCTGTGGATCGCCCGGGTGCGCTTCCACACCCGTGGCCTCACGGGCCTGCTCCAGCAGTCCCTCCTCCCGGCGTCCGAGGTGGCCCGGCTCAAGGCCGCGCGCGACTTCCTCCTGCGCATCCGCCACCACCTGCACTTCCTGCGTGGGCGCAAGGAGGACAGGCTCACCTTCGACCTCCAGGAAGAAGTGGCGCGCTTCCTCGGCTATCCCGAGGGGCCCGTGCTGCCCGTGGAGGCCTTCATGCGCGACGACTACCTCGCCGCGAGCGCCATCCGTCAGGCCGCCGACTCACTCATCGCCCGCTGCGAGGAGCTGAGCGCCGCGCGCCGGCTGACGCGCTTCACCGAACAGCCCCTCGGGCCCTTCCAGGCCATCAACGGCAAGCTCACCCTGGCCGATCCCGGCCTCTTCACCCGCGAGCCCGCCACGCTGCTCGACTTCGTGTGCACCGCCGAGGAGCACGGCCTGCCGCTGCACTCCGAGGCCCGGGTGCGAGCCTCCCAGGCCGTGCCCGCGCTCGAGGCCGCCCGGGCCACGCCCGCCGTCATCGCCGCCTTCCGGGCTCTCTTCGCCCGGCCCGGCACCCGGGGCGAACTCCTCTTCGAGCTGCATGACCTGGGGCTGCTCGGCGCGGTGGTGCCCGAGTTCGGCCGCGTCACCGCCCACCACCAGCACGACCTGTACCATGTGTACACCGTCGACGTGCACACCCTGTTCGCCGTGCGCCGGCTCTACGCGCTGCGCGCGGGAGATCTGGTGGAGCAGGAGCCGGAACTCTCCCGCGAGATGCGCGAGCTGAAGGATCCCTTTCCCCTCTACCTGGGCATGCTCCTGCACGACGCGGGCAAGGGCATGGGGGGAGATCACTCGGAAAAGGGCCGTCTGTTGATGGTGTCGCTCGGCGAGCGGTTGGGACTCTCCGCTCGCCAGCGCGAGGTGGCCGAGTTCCTCGTGAAGGAGCACCTGTCCATGAGCCACACCGCCCAGCGGCGCGACCTGAGCGATCCCTCGCTCATCGCGGACTTCGCCCGGCGGATGGAGGATGTGGAAAAGCTCACCTGCCTCTACCTGCTCACCTGGGCGGACATCAGCTCGGTGGGGCCGCGCATGTGGACGGCGTGGAAGGGCCAGCTCTTGCGCGAGCTGTATGACAAGACCCGCGCCCACCTGTTGGGCCGCGCGCCCATGGGGGAACTGCACGTGCGCGAGCGTTTTCATGTGCGATGGGCCCGCGTGTCCGGCGAGGCCCGGGCCCGGGAACTCGCGGAGGTGCTGCCCGAGCGCTACTTCCTGGGGACGGATCCCTCTCGCGCGGTGCTTCATGGGCGGCTGCTGGCCCGCGCGCGAAACCGCCCCCTGGCCGCGGCGCTGCGCCACCACCCGGACGCGGGCTCCAGTGAGCTCACCCTCGCGGCTCCGGATCGGCCCGGTCTGCTGGCCCTGCTCGCCGGGGTGCTGGCCGTCCACCGCATCGACATTCTCTCCGCGCGCATCGCCTCCACGTCGGATGGGCTCGCGTTGGACGTCTTCGACGTGCGGCCGCCCCAGGGACAACGTCTGGAGCGCCCCCGCTGGCGTCAGGCCCGGGCGGATCTCCTGCGCGTGCTTCGGGGAGACACCTCCATCGAGGAATTGATGCGCCGGCGCCGGCCGGGCTCACTCCCCAAGCGGCACCTGCCGCCCGTCTCGCCCCGGGTGACGGTGGACAACCGCGCCTCGCGCGACTTCACCGTGGTGGATGTGCTGGCGTTGGATCAGGTGGGCCTGTTGCATGCCATCGCCTCGGCCCTCACCCGCTCGGGTGTGCAGATCGCCCTCGCCAAGGTGTCCACCGAGGCGAATCGCGCGATGGATTCGTTCTACATCACCCGTCAGGGCATCCGGCTGGAGAGCCCTTCCGAGCAGTCGGCGCTGGTGGAAACCCTCATCGCCGCGGTGGATGCGCTCGAGCCGCGGTGA
- a CDS encoding DUF7151 family protein, giving the protein MAEKAPVAPEEAQAKVLFRWSEVLPGEQCAAGGTTVESGADVNGDGTLDDAEVTQTSSSCHGAIHTEAVEGTQVLLRLDPEPTGVNCTYGGTKVRNGIDNNGNGTLEVDEVVQTQFVCSSVPPYPSNWAASSLTGIESGLTPVGVWIPTGRKTTIFKTNSASRLKITVSDNFMTGQYVNGGYGRYEVRMNGGRMTPACHQAQYSANTSGWANDYHFPFSTVCLTESLPAGLYEFDTWAYGDIGQAMVGHGASQPLLIVEEVQSTSNYGYSNTGGDFSTASASFQRVPGRSVSFTKQIQGTLLKVTLADTLRTGYNQDGGSGTVMVRLDGIDTNCYTGQYDAQGTGGDFYNPFVMTCVLPNVPVGVHEFSVWLRADSGGGARLGWSRSSPLLMVEEVINQNVSYSTAYGPSGELGGDWSGVGGRWLSHTVSLSGKTLRVTYSDTFRAASGCNGRWGYFQLYVDNQPVACSNGQYAYNAGGAAQNHHHPVNHVCLVRNLAPGPHTFAVWSSTRQLDGTTCGTNYFGRSRGQSLLMLEELP; this is encoded by the coding sequence GTGGCTGAGAAAGCCCCGGTGGCGCCGGAGGAAGCCCAAGCCAAGGTCCTGTTCCGCTGGAGCGAGGTGCTTCCGGGAGAGCAGTGCGCGGCGGGCGGCACGACCGTCGAGTCCGGCGCGGATGTGAATGGCGATGGCACGCTGGATGACGCGGAGGTGACGCAGACCTCCTCTTCCTGCCATGGCGCCATCCACACCGAGGCGGTCGAGGGAACCCAGGTCCTCTTGCGGCTGGACCCCGAGCCTACCGGCGTGAACTGCACCTACGGTGGCACCAAGGTGCGCAATGGCATCGACAACAACGGCAATGGCACGCTGGAGGTAGATGAAGTGGTGCAGACCCAGTTCGTCTGCTCCTCCGTGCCCCCGTACCCGAGCAATTGGGCCGCATCGTCCCTGACGGGCATTGAGTCAGGACTGACTCCTGTGGGGGTTTGGATCCCGACGGGTCGAAAAACCACCATCTTCAAGACGAACTCCGCATCCAGACTGAAGATCACCGTTTCGGACAACTTTATGACAGGACAATATGTCAACGGTGGCTATGGGCGCTATGAGGTGCGAATGAATGGCGGCAGGATGACTCCCGCCTGTCATCAGGCGCAATACAGCGCGAACACTTCTGGCTGGGCAAATGATTATCATTTCCCCTTCTCAACCGTTTGTCTCACGGAGAGCCTTCCGGCAGGATTGTATGAGTTCGACACCTGGGCATATGGGGATATTGGTCAGGCCATGGTCGGCCATGGCGCGTCCCAGCCTCTTCTTATTGTCGAGGAGGTTCAGTCCACTAGCAACTATGGTTACTCCAATACGGGAGGAGACTTCTCCACTGCGAGCGCGTCGTTCCAAAGAGTTCCTGGTCGCTCGGTTTCCTTCACGAAGCAAATCCAGGGGACGTTACTCAAGGTGACTCTCGCGGATACGCTCAGAACAGGCTATAATCAGGACGGTGGCTCGGGCACGGTTATGGTCAGGTTGGACGGTATCGACACAAATTGTTACACCGGACAATACGATGCACAAGGAACAGGTGGGGACTTTTACAATCCATTTGTCATGACTTGCGTGCTTCCCAATGTTCCTGTTGGAGTGCATGAGTTTAGTGTGTGGCTTCGCGCAGATAGTGGTGGAGGGGCCCGTCTGGGCTGGAGTCGATCTTCTCCGCTTCTGATGGTCGAGGAGGTAATTAATCAGAATGTCTCCTACAGTACTGCCTATGGGCCAAGTGGTGAATTGGGAGGAGATTGGTCTGGAGTAGGGGGCCGGTGGTTGAGTCATACTGTGAGTTTAAGTGGAAAGACTTTGCGGGTAACCTATTCGGATACGTTTCGGGCAGCCTCTGGTTGCAATGGTCGATGGGGTTACTTTCAGTTGTATGTAGATAATCAGCCTGTTGCTTGCAGCAATGGGCAGTATGCTTACAATGCAGGTGGTGCTGCCCAAAATCATCACCACCCTGTCAATCATGTGTGCTTGGTGAGAAATCTGGCTCCGGGGCCGCATACATTCGCTGTCTGGTCTTCGACCCGACAACTGGACGGAACGACTTGTGGCACCAACTACTTCGGCCGGAGTCGTGGCCAGTCCCTGCTCATGTTGGAAGAGCTGCCGTAG
- a CDS encoding AAA domain-containing protein, with protein sequence MYGATRSRSRRYVLSESRSQFLEKMLDRLYAALASGPSINCRPHNSRQRVDLTLLSRLDGTPPQTVLAGLLGSKGSVKLSFRAPAVETEAEDAPSEDAPSATEPDEPDEGKVTMTLTFRAPPAAKAEPEPPSKKKDDERQALLRKLGAITEDARTFEQDTGAQVLHVGYPLLHLPSDSKDKKGFAGTRRILAPIAFIPVRLILKKGRTPGVELESVGQGVDRVLPNTALLAWVERQTGKRLGDLFADEEGQDPWREINELTASVCKALEMSPPAAFTSETPLAPTPRTDDDAPASILPCAVLGLYPLSNQSLVDDMRALVDGEPIQGPLESFLRVGVSLGAGNATSKDGGQRPWRANEDRLVSLADPCQARAVRLARSSRGLVVHGPPGTGKSQTIANAIGDHLARGERVLLVCDKRTALDVVKHRLDHLGLGALCAVVHDAQRDQRDLYMGIREQLDQLPEARGNPPAPAELARVDAELQSLRDELSANERALSERPSGGTEPSFHELVGEWFAQSTEASWEPATQGLGSSRLAATRPYEREVREALERATKEGYPDNPWRTALGTHLEEYLSTPLATYRDRMASLVEAARETDALASPDIPPFSTTGDVAAEGRARAEFADALERVSQEARPEWLTRWASATPEARQSAKTQLSAMSPHIQVLNEGPLDTELALVHRSEPQGLSVLGQWLAFLAAWLQVARKWYRFFLFGRKAKAAEVLKRFGLTPGAEATERASRFLTGVRARLLLTEFQHSVLSAGANTSLPDEELTRALRGHAALFEVLPRLDEPVLASCRQAVLEALRGDAEARTRLFSGLRQSAARGQAVADLETRLRETGLFSSAWLEARRQALRAGETAHPLLASLAARVSSVEGLLRLQALVKGLPPALGVATEKLALAGANAEQGWSAVRKAVLAGEVSARVKENPRLQHIDADRIRASHARHQVLENRKRELVRDVIRHRWTERQRERLLAATGGRLNGLGAELRRRLLLRGERALRVRQVVAAGANVEGGDPLFDMRPVWMASPQTVAQIFPRREFFDVVIFDESSQCRLEEALPVLTRARRVVIAGDPKQLPPTRFFESAVSQSQEELDTESEQGLFEDQQSEVEDLLGAALNLEIDQCYLDVHYRSQHEGLIGFSNEHFYDSRLQAVPGHPSNRAVHAPLRLLHAGGINEKRANRVEARAVGALVKELLSQPEPPSIGVACFNLTQRDAITDVLDEMAAADADFAAKLAVARTRRGAGSFEGLFVKNLENVQGDERDHIIISTTYGPDAKGRFYRRFGPLGSAGGGRRLNVLVTRARQMVHLVTSIPRDVYSALPPVESGKKPNGGWLLFAYLQYAEKLAEAHARESERTDETREHPEPEVNEWRTETGSVFARALAEELARTRGVSSDVYWGNEGFCVDVALRHPRRVGDVTVGVMCDGSRYPKAADPVEWDLFRTALLEGQGWKLVRLWTPQFFRDPHSAQEAVLQAASEEIARQPPVATMTALPGGDRRVIN encoded by the coding sequence ATGTATGGTGCGACGCGGAGCCGTTCCCGGAGGTACGTCCTGTCCGAGTCCCGCAGCCAGTTCCTCGAGAAGATGCTGGATCGTCTGTATGCCGCCCTCGCATCGGGCCCGAGCATCAACTGCCGCCCTCACAACAGCCGCCAGCGCGTGGACCTCACGCTGCTCAGCCGGTTGGACGGCACGCCTCCCCAGACGGTGCTGGCTGGACTTCTCGGCTCGAAGGGCTCGGTGAAGCTCTCCTTTCGTGCCCCCGCGGTGGAGACAGAGGCCGAAGACGCGCCCTCGGAGGACGCTCCATCCGCGACGGAGCCAGATGAGCCCGACGAGGGCAAGGTCACGATGACGCTCACCTTCCGCGCCCCGCCGGCGGCGAAGGCGGAGCCCGAGCCTCCCTCGAAGAAGAAGGACGACGAGCGGCAGGCCCTGCTGCGCAAGCTGGGCGCCATCACCGAGGACGCGCGGACCTTCGAGCAGGACACCGGCGCCCAGGTACTCCATGTGGGCTATCCCCTGCTGCACCTGCCCTCGGACTCGAAAGACAAGAAGGGCTTCGCGGGGACCCGGCGCATCCTCGCCCCCATCGCCTTCATCCCCGTGCGTCTGATCCTCAAGAAGGGCCGCACTCCCGGCGTGGAGCTGGAGTCCGTGGGTCAGGGCGTGGACCGCGTCCTGCCCAACACCGCCCTGCTCGCCTGGGTCGAGCGGCAGACCGGCAAGCGCCTCGGCGATCTGTTCGCCGATGAGGAGGGGCAGGATCCGTGGCGGGAAATCAACGAGCTGACGGCCTCCGTGTGCAAGGCCCTGGAGATGTCCCCTCCCGCGGCCTTCACGTCCGAGACGCCCCTCGCGCCCACGCCCCGGACCGATGACGACGCCCCCGCGTCGATCCTGCCGTGCGCCGTGCTCGGCCTCTATCCCCTGTCCAACCAGAGCCTCGTGGACGACATGCGCGCCCTCGTGGACGGCGAGCCGATCCAGGGTCCGCTCGAGAGCTTCCTGCGCGTGGGCGTCTCGCTCGGCGCGGGGAACGCGACCTCGAAGGACGGCGGCCAGCGCCCCTGGCGCGCGAACGAGGATCGGCTCGTCTCGCTCGCGGATCCCTGCCAGGCCCGCGCGGTCCGGCTCGCGCGCAGCAGCCGGGGACTCGTGGTGCACGGGCCTCCCGGGACGGGGAAGTCGCAGACCATCGCCAATGCCATTGGAGATCACCTGGCGCGGGGCGAGCGCGTCCTGCTCGTCTGTGACAAGCGCACCGCGTTGGACGTGGTGAAGCACCGCCTGGATCACCTCGGCCTCGGGGCCCTGTGCGCCGTGGTGCATGACGCGCAGCGCGACCAGCGCGACCTGTACATGGGCATTCGCGAACAGCTCGATCAACTGCCCGAGGCGCGGGGAAATCCTCCCGCTCCGGCGGAACTCGCCCGGGTGGATGCCGAGCTGCAATCCCTTCGTGACGAGCTGTCCGCCAACGAGCGCGCCCTCTCCGAGCGGCCCTCGGGAGGCACCGAGCCCTCCTTCCACGAGCTGGTGGGCGAGTGGTTCGCCCAGTCCACCGAGGCCTCGTGGGAGCCCGCGACCCAGGGGCTTGGGTCCTCGCGCCTGGCCGCGACACGTCCCTACGAACGGGAAGTGCGCGAGGCATTGGAGCGCGCCACGAAGGAGGGCTACCCGGACAACCCCTGGCGCACCGCCCTGGGCACCCACCTCGAGGAGTACCTGTCCACGCCGCTCGCCACGTACCGCGACCGGATGGCATCCCTCGTGGAGGCCGCGCGCGAGACGGATGCCCTCGCCTCTCCCGACATTCCGCCCTTCTCGACCACGGGAGACGTGGCGGCCGAGGGGCGGGCCCGGGCGGAGTTCGCCGACGCGTTGGAGCGGGTGTCCCAGGAGGCCCGGCCCGAGTGGTTGACGCGCTGGGCCTCGGCGACACCCGAGGCACGCCAGAGCGCGAAGACGCAGCTCTCGGCCATGTCACCCCACATCCAGGTGTTGAACGAAGGGCCCCTGGACACGGAACTGGCGCTGGTGCACCGCTCGGAGCCCCAGGGGTTGAGCGTCCTGGGCCAGTGGCTGGCGTTCCTCGCGGCCTGGTTGCAGGTGGCGCGCAAGTGGTACCGCTTCTTCCTGTTCGGCCGGAAGGCCAAGGCCGCGGAGGTGCTCAAGCGCTTCGGGCTCACCCCTGGCGCCGAGGCCACGGAGCGCGCCTCCCGCTTCCTGACGGGCGTGCGCGCGCGGCTGCTGCTCACGGAATTCCAGCACTCGGTCCTCTCGGCCGGCGCCAACACGTCCCTTCCGGACGAGGAACTGACCCGGGCGCTGCGCGGCCATGCGGCGCTCTTCGAGGTGCTGCCGCGCCTGGATGAGCCCGTGCTCGCCTCGTGCCGGCAGGCGGTGCTCGAGGCCCTGCGGGGAGACGCGGAGGCCCGGACGCGGCTGTTCTCGGGCTTGCGCCAGTCGGCCGCGCGAGGACAGGCCGTGGCCGACCTGGAGACGCGCCTGCGGGAGACCGGCCTCTTCTCGTCGGCGTGGCTCGAGGCGCGGAGGCAGGCCTTGCGCGCGGGGGAGACGGCCCATCCGCTCCTCGCCTCGCTCGCCGCGCGGGTGTCCAGCGTGGAAGGACTGCTGCGGCTCCAGGCGCTGGTGAAGGGATTGCCTCCGGCGCTCGGGGTGGCCACGGAGAAGCTGGCCCTGGCTGGAGCGAACGCGGAGCAGGGCTGGAGCGCGGTGCGCAAGGCGGTGCTGGCCGGAGAGGTGTCCGCGCGGGTGAAGGAGAATCCCCGGCTCCAGCACATCGACGCGGATCGCATCCGCGCGAGCCATGCACGCCATCAGGTGCTGGAGAACCGCAAGAGGGAGCTCGTGCGCGACGTCATCCGCCACCGGTGGACGGAGCGACAGCGCGAGCGGCTGCTGGCGGCCACCGGTGGCCGGCTCAATGGGCTGGGCGCGGAGTTGCGCCGGCGCCTGCTCCTGAGGGGCGAGCGGGCGCTGCGGGTGCGTCAGGTCGTCGCCGCGGGCGCGAACGTGGAGGGAGGAGATCCGCTCTTCGACATGCGGCCGGTATGGATGGCGAGTCCCCAGACGGTGGCGCAGATCTTCCCCCGCCGGGAGTTCTTCGACGTGGTCATCTTCGACGAGTCCTCCCAGTGCCGGCTGGAGGAAGCCCTGCCGGTGCTGACGCGGGCGCGGCGAGTGGTCATCGCGGGAGATCCCAAGCAGTTGCCACCCACCCGCTTCTTCGAATCCGCCGTCTCCCAGAGCCAGGAGGAGCTGGACACCGAGAGCGAGCAGGGCCTCTTCGAGGATCAGCAATCCGAGGTCGAGGATCTGCTCGGAGCGGCGCTGAACCTGGAGATCGATCAGTGCTACCTGGACGTGCACTACCGCTCCCAGCACGAGGGATTGATCGGCTTCAGCAACGAGCACTTCTATGACTCGCGGCTCCAGGCGGTTCCCGGGCATCCGTCCAACCGGGCGGTGCATGCGCCCTTGCGGCTGCTCCACGCGGGGGGAATCAACGAGAAGCGGGCCAACCGGGTGGAGGCGCGCGCGGTGGGCGCACTGGTGAAGGAGCTGCTGTCCCAACCGGAGCCTCCGTCCATTGGCGTGGCGTGCTTCAACCTGACGCAGCGGGACGCCATCACCGACGTGCTCGACGAGATGGCGGCGGCGGACGCGGACTTCGCGGCGAAGCTGGCGGTGGCGAGGACGCGGCGGGGCGCGGGCTCGTTCGAGGGGCTGTTCGTGAAGAACCTGGAGAACGTCCAGGGCGACGAGCGCGATCACATCATCATCAGCACCACGTACGGGCCCGACGCGAAGGGCCGCTTCTACCGGCGCTTCGGTCCCCTGGGGAGCGCGGGAGGCGGCCGGCGGCTCAACGTCCTGGTGACGCGGGCGCGGCAGATGGTGCACCTGGTGACGTCCATTCCGCGTGACGTCTACTCGGCCCTTCCCCCCGTGGAGAGTGGAAAGAAGCCCAATGGGGGCTGGCTCCTCTTCGCCTACCTCCAGTACGCCGAGAAGCTCGCCGAGGCCCATGCGCGTGAATCCGAGCGGACCGACGAGACGCGCGAGCACCCGGAGCCGGAGGTGAACGAGTGGCGGACGGAGACGGGCTCGGTGTTCGCGCGAGCGTTGGCGGAAGAACTCGCGCGCACACGGGGCGTGTCCTCGGACGTGTACTGGGGCAACGAGGGCTTCTGCGTGGACGTGGCCCTGCGGCATCCGCGCCGCGTGGGCGACGTGACGGTGGGCGTGATGTGCGATGGCTCGCGCTACCCCAAGGCCGCGGATCCGGTGGAGTGGGACTTGTTCCGCACGGCGCTGTTGGAGGGCCAGGGGTGGAAGCTGGTGCGGCTGTGGACGCCGCAGTTCTTCCGGGATCCCCACAGCGCCCAGGAGGCCGTGCTCCAGGCGGCGAGCGAGGAGATCGCGCGTCAGCCCCCGGTGGCGACGATGACCGCCCTGCCAGGAGGCGACCGCCGCGTCATCAACTGA
- a CDS encoding N-acetylmuramoyl-L-alanine amidase produces MSIRSHLAPLLAVLLPLSAQAKQDPAEAAYQDARKSYYVLKDDAARRKLRHNWLNVARKFEAVAQHYPKSPRAPDALYTAAELLSSLSRISFVPEDQQAAIADYTRVVESHSRHRLADDAAEMLARIYFERMDQPEAARRVITHILSANPKGDRVPELKSLLASLPKAPAPAPVRAKPPAPTPAPVVASAPPVIRVELSKPVPSEPAAPQVAAAPAGGGTSPLLDAISQQGREPATRETPAAEPTPVETKPVAEAKVAEVKSVEEKPVEVTPEPKPAPAEVLAANKPVTAPVDEHMAQARLKAAAKVSGSAELTLAEQLGLKVRRVVIDAGHGGHDTGAIGRKGTREKDVTLAISRKLARHLREQGMEVLLTRDEDRYLKLEERSVLANEARGDLFISIHCNAAASSKLHGIETYTLNTSADRYSIRLAARENSTSEKGISDLQFILADLATKANTSESTRLATQVQKSLVSHLSANYSGVKNLGTKEALFYVLLGAKMPAILVETSFLSHAEEEKRLASETYQDEVAEAIAQGVMGFVGGRNPVAKAQATP; encoded by the coding sequence GTGTCCATTCGCTCCCACCTCGCTCCGCTACTGGCCGTGCTGTTGCCGCTCTCCGCCCAGGCGAAGCAGGACCCCGCCGAGGCCGCCTATCAGGACGCGCGCAAGTCCTACTACGTGCTCAAGGACGACGCCGCGCGGCGCAAGCTGCGCCACAACTGGCTCAACGTGGCCCGTAAGTTCGAGGCCGTGGCCCAGCACTACCCCAAGAGCCCGCGCGCTCCGGATGCCCTCTATACCGCCGCGGAGCTGCTCAGCTCGCTCAGCCGCATCTCCTTCGTCCCCGAGGATCAGCAGGCCGCCATCGCCGACTACACCCGCGTGGTGGAGTCCCACTCGCGCCACCGGCTCGCGGATGACGCCGCGGAGATGCTCGCGCGCATCTACTTCGAGCGGATGGATCAGCCCGAGGCCGCGCGCCGTGTCATCACCCACATCCTCTCGGCCAATCCCAAGGGTGACCGTGTGCCCGAGCTCAAGTCGCTCCTGGCCTCGTTGCCCAAGGCGCCCGCTCCCGCGCCGGTGCGTGCCAAACCTCCGGCGCCCACGCCCGCTCCCGTCGTGGCGTCGGCCCCGCCCGTCATCCGCGTCGAGCTGAGCAAGCCCGTACCCTCCGAGCCCGCCGCCCCCCAGGTCGCTGCTGCTCCAGCGGGAGGTGGCACCTCGCCGCTGCTCGACGCCATCAGCCAGCAGGGGCGCGAGCCCGCCACGCGCGAGACGCCGGCCGCCGAGCCCACTCCGGTGGAGACGAAGCCGGTGGCGGAGGCGAAGGTCGCCGAGGTGAAGTCGGTGGAAGAGAAGCCGGTGGAGGTGACGCCCGAGCCGAAGCCCGCGCCAGCCGAGGTGTTGGCGGCGAACAAGCCCGTCACCGCACCCGTGGACGAGCACATGGCCCAGGCGCGGCTCAAGGCGGCGGCCAAGGTGTCGGGCAGCGCGGAGCTGACGCTCGCGGAGCAGTTGGGGCTCAAGGTGCGCCGGGTCGTCATCGACGCGGGGCACGGCGGGCACGACACGGGCGCCATCGGCCGCAAGGGCACCCGGGAGAAGGACGTGACGCTGGCGATCTCCCGCAAGCTCGCGCGGCACCTGCGCGAGCAGGGCATGGAGGTGTTGCTCACGCGCGACGAGGATCGCTACCTGAAGCTGGAGGAGCGTTCCGTGCTGGCCAACGAGGCCCGGGGTGACTTGTTCATCTCCATCCACTGCAACGCGGCGGCGAGCTCGAAGCTGCACGGCATCGAGACGTATACGCTCAACACCTCGGCGGACCGCTACTCCATCCGGCTGGCGGCGCGCGAGAACTCCACCTCGGAGAAGGGCATCAGCGACCTGCAGTTCATCCTCGCGGACCTGGCCACCAAGGCCAACACCTCCGAGTCCACGCGCCTGGCCACCCAGGTGCAGAAGAGCCTCGTGAGCCACCTGTCGGCCAACTACTCGGGCGTGAAGAACCTGGGCACCAAGGAAGCGCTGTTCTACGTGCTCCTGGGCGCCAAGATGCCGGCCATCCTCGTGGAGACGTCCTTCCTGTCGCACGCCGAGGAGGAGAAGCGCCTCGCCTCGGAGACGTACCAGGACGAGGTGGCCGAGGCCATCGCCCAGGGCGTGATGGGGTTCGTCGGGGGCCGCAACCCCGTGGCCAAGGCCCAGGCGACCCCCTGA